From Methanocella paludicola SANAE, a single genomic window includes:
- a CDS encoding hydrogenase, with the protein MGEKVKVIESWMGACAGCEISVLDLHEALLPVLDKIEFVYIPVLMDTKHPPKATVGIVSGGVRNSDNLHELLEIRKNCDILIALGSCACFGGTPGMANLYDLNALLEEVYMTTKSTKNDINRLPYMDGLPTLMPDMRPASDYVKVDVMIPGCGPTPAMIGAAIMSLLGGAPYELSKKSVCDECSRVKSERNIKKILRPFEGTPDDKKCLFEQGYICSGAATRAGCGAACPAAGAACRGCFGKCENAPEQGAAMVSAVTSCYGLDDDPATDLDKMVADIYDPIGNFYKYTVPVSFLTKKAVEKVK; encoded by the coding sequence ATGGGAGAAAAAGTAAAGGTAATCGAGTCATGGATGGGCGCATGCGCCGGCTGCGAGATCTCGGTGCTCGACCTGCACGAGGCCCTCTTGCCCGTCCTGGACAAGATCGAGTTCGTCTACATACCCGTGCTGATGGACACCAAGCACCCGCCCAAGGCGACCGTAGGCATCGTGAGCGGCGGCGTCAGGAACAGCGATAACCTGCACGAGCTGCTCGAGATCAGGAAAAATTGCGATATTTTAATTGCGCTGGGAAGCTGCGCCTGCTTCGGCGGCACTCCCGGCATGGCCAACTTATACGACCTCAACGCGCTGCTCGAGGAGGTCTACATGACCACCAAGAGCACGAAGAACGACATCAACAGGCTCCCGTACATGGACGGCCTGCCGACCCTCATGCCGGACATGAGGCCGGCGAGCGACTACGTCAAGGTCGATGTCATGATACCGGGCTGCGGCCCGACCCCGGCCATGATCGGCGCGGCCATCATGTCGCTGCTCGGCGGCGCTCCCTACGAGCTCAGCAAGAAGTCCGTATGCGACGAGTGCTCCAGAGTGAAGAGCGAGCGCAACATTAAGAAGATCCTGAGGCCCTTCGAGGGCACTCCGGACGACAAGAAGTGCCTGTTCGAGCAGGGCTACATCTGCAGCGGAGCCGCCACCCGCGCGGGCTGCGGCGCAGCATGCCCGGCCGCCGGCGCCGCATGCCGCGGCTGCTTCGGCAAGTGCGAGAACGCCCCCGAGCAGGGCGCCGCGATGGTCAGCGCCGTCACGTCCTGCTACGGCCTGGACGACGACCCGGCCACCGATTTAGATAAAATGGTCGCCGACATCTACGACCCCATCGGCAACTTCTACAAGTACACCGTGCCCGTCTCGTTCCTGACCAAGAAGGCGGTCGAGAAGGTCAAGTAA
- a CDS encoding 4Fe-4S binding protein codes for MRKVTTIALDIQGRICTGCNNCVVACPVNALELTVVNPVTRKKTYNVLNGKAVVIDEDVCNGCGICLMVCPQRAITLTTE; via the coding sequence GTGCGAAAAGTGACGACAATAGCATTAGATATCCAGGGCAGGATCTGTACTGGTTGCAATAATTGCGTTGTCGCCTGTCCGGTCAATGCGTTGGAGCTCACCGTGGTCAACCCGGTGACCAGGAAGAAGACGTACAACGTGCTGAACGGAAAGGCTGTAGTGATCGATGAGGACGTCTGCAATGGTTGCGGCATTTGCTTAATGGTATGTCCCCAGAGAGCGATCACGCTAACAACGGAATAA
- a CDS encoding Ni/Fe hydrogenase subunit alpha → MVKQIKVAPVSRIEGHAQITIDVEDSGKVSDARLNIMEVRGFEKFLQGRPVEEAPRTVTQICGICPVSHHLAAAKAVDQCFGAGTAPTATMLRELMQMGQFIHSHSLHFYFLAAPDFVFGPDADPKQRNVFGIIAANPDLAVQAVKFRKIGQQIVEATGGRSINPVTYVPGGITKGLTKDDVDRLLPMAKQAVEYSKATLALAKPIFNQYIDAVKLLGDADSMHLGLVKNGNLELYDGTVRLLGKDGSIVKEFADKDYLQYIAEYVYPHSYMKAPYWKDMGWENGMYRVSPLSRINVCDQIDTPLANAELQEFRKAFGRPAQKTLLYHYARLIELLYASEKAVELLSDPKITGKELRVPVKARAATGVGIIEAPRGTLIHDYDTDDKGFITKANIIVATAHNNKAINVGLKNTAQKIINTPTPAEGVLNRMEMVIRAYDPCFSCATHTVSGKMPLEVVINRPTGREVIRR, encoded by the coding sequence ATGGTCAAGCAAATCAAAGTAGCACCCGTATCAAGGATCGAGGGCCACGCCCAGATCACCATCGACGTCGAGGACAGCGGCAAGGTTAGCGACGCCCGCCTCAACATCATGGAAGTAAGGGGATTCGAGAAGTTCCTCCAGGGCAGGCCCGTCGAAGAGGCGCCCAGGACCGTCACGCAGATCTGCGGCATTTGCCCCGTATCGCACCACCTGGCCGCGGCCAAGGCCGTCGACCAGTGCTTCGGCGCAGGGACTGCCCCCACGGCCACCATGCTCCGTGAGCTAATGCAGATGGGCCAGTTCATCCACTCCCACTCGCTGCACTTCTACTTCCTGGCCGCCCCGGACTTCGTGTTCGGCCCGGACGCCGACCCGAAGCAGAGGAACGTGTTCGGCATCATAGCCGCCAACCCGGACCTCGCCGTACAGGCCGTCAAGTTCCGAAAGATCGGCCAGCAGATCGTCGAGGCCACCGGTGGCAGGTCCATCAACCCCGTGACCTATGTCCCCGGAGGCATCACCAAGGGCCTCACGAAGGATGACGTCGACAGGCTGCTGCCCATGGCAAAGCAGGCCGTCGAGTACTCAAAGGCGACGTTAGCGCTGGCCAAGCCCATCTTCAACCAGTACATCGACGCCGTCAAGCTGTTAGGCGACGCCGACTCGATGCACCTGGGCCTCGTGAAGAACGGCAACCTCGAGCTGTACGACGGCACCGTCAGGCTGCTCGGCAAGGACGGCAGCATCGTCAAGGAGTTCGCGGACAAGGACTACCTCCAGTACATCGCCGAGTACGTGTACCCGCACTCCTACATGAAGGCGCCCTACTGGAAGGACATGGGCTGGGAGAACGGCATGTACCGCGTCTCGCCGCTGTCCAGGATCAACGTCTGCGACCAGATCGACACCCCGCTCGCCAACGCCGAGCTGCAGGAGTTCCGCAAGGCGTTCGGCCGGCCGGCCCAGAAGACCCTGCTGTACCACTACGCCAGGCTGATCGAGCTTCTGTACGCGTCCGAGAAGGCCGTCGAGCTGCTCTCCGACCCGAAGATCACCGGCAAGGAGCTCCGCGTGCCCGTGAAGGCCCGCGCTGCGACCGGAGTCGGCATCATCGAGGCCCCGAGAGGCACTCTGATCCACGACTACGATACGGACGACAAGGGCTTCATCACGAAGGCCAACATCATCGTCGCCACGGCGCACAACAACAAGGCCATCAACGTCGGCCTGAAGAACACCGCCCAGAAGATCATCAACACCCCGACTCCCGCCGAGGGCGTCCTCAACAGGATGGAGATGGTCATCAGGGCGTACGACCCGTGCTTCTCGTGCGCTACACATACGGTCTCAGGCAAGATGCCCCTCGAAGTGGTCATCAACAGGCCCACCGGCAGGGAAGTCATCCGCAGATAA